The Caulifigura coniformis genome includes a region encoding these proteins:
- a CDS encoding THUMP domain-containing class I SAM-dependent RNA methyltransferase, which yields MSTESFQLAAVTAFGLEAVVARELKQLGYENTTVEDGRVWFKADELAICRTNINLRSAERVSVVPARFEAVDFGILFDSVRAIAWEDWLPKDAKFPVAGRSVRSQLHSTPDIQRLVKKAIVERLKAAYGLTWCDETGPEYAIEVSLVDDLVTLSIDTSGDGLHKRGYRVKSGAAPLRETLAAGMLQLSYWRHGRPFLDPFCGSGTIAIEAALLGRKMAPGYRRHFAAEHWYRVPQLLWDEAREEARAAVVPSDGKLLAGDLDAGAISLAGRNAISAGVGSDIDFVVRNVTEWKDLPSYGCLVSNPPYGERLGTIDEAEETYYRLGDLCQSLDTWSFYLLTAHPEFEAIFGWSADRRRKLYNAKLACTLFQYFGPKPPRIEE from the coding sequence GTGTCTACTGAGTCTTTTCAGCTCGCCGCTGTCACTGCGTTTGGACTCGAAGCGGTCGTCGCCCGCGAGCTCAAGCAATTGGGCTATGAGAACACGACCGTCGAAGACGGCCGCGTGTGGTTCAAGGCCGATGAGCTGGCGATCTGCCGCACCAACATCAATCTCCGATCGGCCGAGCGCGTCAGCGTCGTACCAGCGAGGTTCGAGGCCGTCGACTTCGGGATCCTCTTCGATTCAGTGCGGGCGATCGCCTGGGAAGACTGGCTTCCGAAAGACGCGAAGTTTCCGGTCGCAGGCCGCAGCGTCCGTTCGCAGCTTCACAGCACGCCCGACATCCAGCGTCTCGTGAAGAAGGCGATCGTTGAACGGCTGAAGGCGGCCTACGGTCTCACGTGGTGCGACGAGACGGGCCCCGAATACGCCATCGAGGTCTCGCTCGTCGACGACCTCGTCACGCTCTCGATCGACACCTCGGGCGACGGCCTTCACAAGCGCGGCTACCGCGTGAAATCCGGGGCTGCGCCGCTCCGCGAGACCCTCGCCGCAGGGATGCTGCAGCTCAGCTACTGGCGTCACGGCCGGCCCTTCCTCGACCCGTTCTGCGGCTCTGGAACCATTGCGATCGAAGCCGCTCTCCTGGGGCGCAAGATGGCTCCCGGCTATCGCCGTCATTTCGCCGCGGAGCACTGGTACCGCGTTCCGCAGCTCCTGTGGGACGAAGCCCGCGAGGAAGCCCGTGCCGCGGTCGTGCCCAGCGACGGCAAGCTCCTGGCCGGTGATCTTGATGCGGGCGCGATTTCCCTGGCTGGTCGAAATGCGATTTCGGCCGGCGTCGGCAGCGATATCGACTTCGTCGTGCGCAACGTTACCGAATGGAAAGATCTGCCGAGCTACGGCTGCCTCGTTTCCAATCCTCCTTACGGCGAACGCCTCGGCACGATCGATGAAGCCGAGGAAACGTATTACCGCCTTGGGGATCTTTGTCAGTCGCTCGACACATGGTCGTTCTACCTGCTGACTGCCCATCCCGAGTTCGAAGCCATCTTCGGATGGTCGGCCGATCGT